The region gccccggtcgTTTGAAGCTCTCCTATCCGAGTCCGCTGAGGGAGCACCACTCCCAGTCCTTGCCCCACGGGCCCCACAACCAAACTGGAAGCTACCCCTCTTGACTAATCCTTGTAGGACATGAAGCGCGCGGCGAGGCCTCGGCCTCGAGAGGCAAAGACCACGACAAGCCTCCCTGAGTTAAGCAACTCCCGCACACGGGCACACGGCACGGAGACGTACCACAGAAATAGCGGAAACAGCACGACAAAGTAACGGTAACAGTTCAACACGTccccgcggggccctacactactttCTCTTTTTGCGCAGGAAAGGAAGAAAGGCAAAACAGGCATGACTTGCTCGGCACCAGCTCACGGCGAGGGCTCGTATTTCCTCCGAAGCTTAGTCAGattccctcctctcgcttcaccggggcgcgatggCAGACCGACCCGCTACCTTCCCCCAGGCAGACGCGACGACACGGGGGCTGGTCGCGACCCCCACTGGAGGAGCTGCTGTCTGAAGGAGAGTCGCCAAAGCTTGGCGAGCCCCGGGCGCCGCTACCCACGCGCCTGCCGCCACCTTCATCCTgatcatcgtcttcggggcagcacccagcacggcgaccgtcttccccaAACACCATCACGTAGAGGGTGGTGTCGCTGTCGAACctaaagtgcagggtgcaccgccggctcaggccacgcgcgcgggcaaaagtTTGCCAGCCATGGGTCAGGGCCAAACCCTCGGCGGCAGaggcctccagcgaagcccaggaggccctgctgcagcagccgtccgcctgaagccagaggcctcccggagcgccggccggaagttcacctacaaggaagcgaggaagttgagccaagtgttggtcgggtccgccgaccacatgacgaactccggcagcacctccgccgagcggaaGCGTGGCCTGGGGCTCGCGCAGCCACGGCGTGCCTCCCATCGGCGACCGGGCGCTCATCGCCGCGCAGGGAGGCGCCTCCACGACCACGGGAAGCCACCACAGGGGACACAGGGTGCTTGCGGGGGCGGCCCCGGCCGCGCTTGGTCGgcggagagtcaggcccttcctgatgagcctttcccttctccgcggccgagaacctcttcggcggagccatgggGATAGCGAGCAGCTggggtgaagaagaagaggagtagCAGAGGGAGATGAATTGGAATGGCTAgcgtcgttccgtacttatagccggagaaggccaaccgtTGGCCTCcaagatcgcaggtaatcatgacctgtttttgcatgtagggacttgtcaagtcgtgcggttgccgaagcgtcatggggaagcggagacgcccatgtccaatcaatcgccacatggcgcccaaggccgcaggctgttggggcccgcggcacttcgcacttgccccttcgcttctctactaagccaagtccggacgcgccttgggcccgggggctgctgtcggcgttctgggaacgggggtccccagacttgcctgcctgcggcgtggctcaagtggaggcctaatgcagcccagcttcatcagctcaagctcaagaccctcgcgaggggccaagcctcgcggggcggacgacaggaagcttcctcaggagtagcctcctcaggcaggctcgcgaggaggcggaaagatcaaggcagggcacctcccgaggagcccgtgatgcaagccatgatgatcgaaggccaggcgggcgccggcctgtgcagtgtccttgtttccctttcgataCAAAAGAGGCACGCAcgaaccaaggcatcaggcaaaggttaccgtttcggtgcaacatgaccaagactaacagagcggcgggatggaggtcatcgtggagcccagggcggcgtcatcgtcagagcctttggcagccaaagaccaactttagtcaggataagtgtactagatgttccccttcaaaatggccaattgttgacgcccttcccgctcattatttgggaggaggcctagggcctcgctctataaataggactagccaccacagggcagAGGCATCTAGAAACAGATCGATCAGAGAAAGAGAAAAGCGACTAAACTCACCCAAGAagttcaccgcaccagctcaagaacagccctcacgaggctgttctccctttgtactgttcaccatcagcccctaaggcaatccaccacaccacacactggagtagggtattacaccgcaataatGGCCTGAACcactataaatctcgtgtcccttgtgtgttcatctttctttcttagatccttgcgagactaCGAGACGTAAGCcgataggggagagatcttcgcgcgcaccccaatgcttgaacctcaagggtctgccgaaacccgaaatccgacatacaTGCACATGAGATAGATGGACTTGGTGCACATGAGATGAGggtggaaggaggaggagcaggGCATACCTAAGGTGTCCAGGTcctggagctcgtcggagatgttGCAGGCTCGCCGGCATTGACAGCCACCGCAGCAAGCTGGGTGATGTACAAACTGAAGTTGCGTTCATTCAGTTGCAAAACAACAAAGTTTGCTAGTTCCTATCCATCAACAATCACACAAGCATCACTTGTACAGCAGCAGGAGCAAAATTGATATGAGTTAGAAGGAGCAGAGTTCGACTAGTACAGCCAGCAGTGCTCAACTAGTACATCGCAGTACACATGAACCATCTATTCCACAGCACAAGAGTAAAATCTTGCTATAACCAGTAGATTATCCCCTAAAAGAAGCTAATTAGGCACCAATACACAAGGCACATCAAGCACATACTAAATAAGCCACGGCCATAATACATGAGTACTAAACAGATCTTGTATAACAGGTTTTTCAGTCATGAATTTTCAGAAGCAGAACTGGCATGTTTGTTGAAAGTGTTTTTCATCACAGCCATGGTCAAACAGAACACATGAATCTAAAAGAATGACAATGATGAGAGTGTCTCTTTTTGCCTCATATTAAGAAATTCAACCATGTTTTCCCTTGTCCTTCATGAATTAATCAGAAGCATGGGTAAGGTTCAAATCACTACCACTAATCCAAAGAAATGGCAAATGCTGCAAAGGTTTGGCAAGTAAACCATTTCTCTATCCGCGCCCACTACACCCCCCTCAGACCAGGAGCAACAAAGAGGGATAATAGAAGCTAAGTGCAAACAGGACAAAAAGCAGAAGAATTTAAAAAATGTAACTTATGAGAAGAACAAAGTGCACAATTTTTTTCTCTAAGATGCCAACCACAAGGGTAGCACAGATGATGCAGACATATCAACATGGCATCAGTTCAGACCGCCCGTCTGCTTGTACTCCCTTCATAGAGAAAGATTTTAGACCAAAAAATTATCAACAAAGATCAAAGcaacttaaaaaatatgaacatatttGTCCAGTCATTAGGTGTCCAAAAAGATGGTGTTTTATTCGGTTTTCATCGTTGTCCAGCCATATTCTATACATAGTaaacaacaaaataaaaaaaactgaaaaatagATGACATGTGAGTAAGTAAAAGATGTAGGTCAGCAGGGATCAAACTAGTTCAAAGAAATCTGTAACCAAATGTACAGTAACAATCATCTAGTATTAATCAATGGTTTTGTTTTGATCCAAACTAGATGAATTCAAGGGTAATCTATTATGTGACAGTAGAGGAGTGAGTGCTATTGTACAGTTAGAAAAATGCTACACACATAGTAGTATTACTGAGTGCATAAACACAATTTTCTTGGCTGATCACCACATGCAAATTCAGTCGCATTTACTGGTCTTAACTGCATTATGTACTGCATTGGCCCTGTCTTCGGAGTTCATGAACGTTCCCAGGTATTTGATCCACTCGGCCCTCTGCACAAAACCATATCAGACACAGCATTAGTTTTGTCAGTTCAGATAGCTGCGCAGATTACAGGGGTAGTGATAAACGTACCTGCAACGGCGTGTCCTCTTCGGAGGGTACGTAGGCTGCGAAGCTGCAACCTTTATCTTGATTCGTGCTCACGAAATGCGCGCGAAACTGCGAGAGTTTGCCTGCGTCTGTCCCGTTGACAAGCTGCACATTTCCAGTTGCATATGCCTGGAGCACGCACTGAGAGGCCACCTGAGGTGATGTTATCCCCTTCAAGTTCTCCAGCATCCAAGTAGCTGCACACGTAGCAAAATTACTCCAGGACCCAAATAAACAAAGCATTATAAGAAGAAAGCATTTAACTCTGCAAAGATTCTTGAATGTTGGTGTGACCTCAGTCTGGCGACTCCGTTGCTCGCTCACCTCAAAGAAGGACACTGCAAGCAGAGGTGGAAACAAGGAAATTACTCCGGTAAGTTGTCGGCAGCTGTGGAACTGCATACACAGTACGGGGTACGGTGTACAAATACTTGCGTACTCTTCTTGGTAGACGTGTATCTGGAAAAGCGGTGGTGTCGAGGGAGTAGTTGGCGAGGGGGACGGCGAAGGACTTGATCCTCCCCGTGTGAGCGGTCGTTCATTAGACAAAAGCATATGTTACTCCATGAAAAAAAGAATTATGACAGCGCAGATTTTTCATATAAACAAGACAGAAATGTGAGATAAAACATCTTCAAGGAAAACATCATGGAGAAAAGGGGGCTTATGCATATAAATACTTTGAATGCTCCTCATGCACTCCGTCGTCATTTTGTAGTGCGGATGCTGGATGTGCGTCAGGCTGCCAATGATACAAGAACATCATAGTTAATTATGATACCCTTTTACCATGACACACTTATTACAGAAAAAAGAATGCAGTTCTAATTTATCCATACAACCTTACCTTGTACAGAACAAGTGCCTTATCACCATCAGTATTGTAACCTGTCTGGACACCTGTAAAGGGACATGTCAGGTAAATTTACCAACAGAAAAAGGGATGCAAAATCATGTTCCAGTTCAGATCAATCTatcatgaaaaaacatatataactcCCACAGAATCATTTTATGTAGTTGTAAATTGTCCTGAAAACTTGCGCACTTAATGATGGTTAGATCCATCTTATAGAATAATCAGTTTCCAATATAAGTTAGGTGAAGCAGAACACAATGCATAAACACGAATAAAAGATAGGCTATCAATCAAACATGACACATTGTCACTTCCCCTGC is a window of Triticum dicoccoides isolate Atlit2015 ecotype Zavitan chromosome 2B, WEW_v2.0, whole genome shotgun sequence DNA encoding:
- the LOC119367643 gene encoding uncharacterized protein LOC119367643; the encoded protein is MLENLKGITSPQVASQCVLQAYATGNVQLVNGTDAGKLSQFRAHFVSTNQDKGCSFAAYVPSEEDTPLQRAEWIKYLGTFMNSEDRANAVHNAVKTSKCD